From the Manihot esculenta cultivar AM560-2 chromosome 3, M.esculenta_v8, whole genome shotgun sequence genome, one window contains:
- the LOC110611932 gene encoding pentatricopeptide repeat-containing protein At1g09820, protein MPKKVNIFCGKFPHVIIFQRNKQTLRFFSSSCRTSSILVELVAKQHWSKLKTHLQNTKPNALLHQLLTSEADPELTLRYLTWSQKEFKLSHSLELTFRTLYSLACARKYSKIRSFLDNFVKNEKNYPVSSIFHAISVGGDSFCANSIIVDMLVLAYVKSLKTHLGYEAFRRAGDYGFKLSVISCNPLLHALVKERKIGNMEFVYKEMIKRRIGPNLISFNVVVNGLCKAGKLNKASDVIEDMKVWGVSPNVITYNTLVDGYCKMGKIGKMYKADAVLKDMVAKGICPNEVTFNILIDGFCKDGNVSAAMKVLAEMQSQGLNPNVVTYNSLINGLCSDGKVDEATVLRDQMIGSGLKPNVITHNALINGLCKNKMVNEASDSFNDMPKQGIAHNVTTYNILIDGYCKAGRIEDAFELRNAMLGRGICPNVSTYNCLIAGLCRKGDMEAAWHLMDEMVGKDLRADVVTYNILIDLLCNKGESRRAMKLFDEMSRKALNPSHVTYNSLMDGYCKEGNLRAALNVRTRMEKGGRRANVVTYNVLIKGFCKKGKLEDANKLLNEMLEKGLVPNRTTYEIVREEMMDKGFVPDIEGHLYNV, encoded by the coding sequence ATGCCTAAAAAAGTCAATATTTTCTGTGGAAAATTCCCACATGTAATCATTTTCCAGAGAAACAAACAAACCCTTAGGTTTTTCAGCTCATCATGCAGAACTAGCTCCATCCTTGTAGAACTTGTAGCAAAGCAACATTGGTCAAAGCTCAAAACCCATCTCCAAAACACAAAACCCAATGCACTCCTCCACCAACTGCTTACTTCAGAAGCTGACCCAGAGCTCACTCTCAGGTACTTAACATGGTCCCAGAAGGAGTTTAAACTGTCACACTCTCTAGAGCTCACTTTTAGAACGTTGTACTCACTTGCTTGTGCCAGAAAGTACTCAAAGATCAGGTCTTTTTTGGATAATTTTGTTAAGAATGAGAAGAACTATCCAGTTTCTTCTATTTTTCATGCAATTTCAGTGGGTGGGGATTCATTTTGTGCTAATTCAATAATAGTAGATATGCTGGTATTGGCATATGTGAAAAGTTTGAAAACGCATTTGGGATATGAAGCGTTTAGGAGGGCTGGTGATTATGGGTTTAAGTTGTCAGTTATATCATGTAATCCGCTGTTGCATGCTTTGGTTAAGGAGCGCAAAATTGGCAATATGGAATTTGTGTATAAGGAGATGATAAAAAGAAGGATTGGacctaatttaattagttttaatGTTGTGGTTAATGGGTTGTGTAAAGCAGGGAAATTGAATAAAGCTagtgatgttattgaggatatgAAAGTGTGGGGAGTGTCTCCAAATGTAATAACTTATAATACTCTCGTTGATGGGTATTGCAAGATGGGTAAGATTGGGAAGATGTACAAAGCTGATGCTGTGTTGAAGGATATGGTGGCAAAGGGGATTTGCCCAAATGAGGTCACTTTCAATATTTTGATTGATGGATTCTGCAAGGATGGGAATGTGTCAGCTGCAATGAAGGTGTTAGCAGAAATGCAAAGTCAAGGTTTGAACCCGAATGTGGTTACATACAATTCTTTGATTAATGGCTTATGTAGTGATGGGAAGGTTGATGAGGCTACTGTTTTGCGGGATCAAATGATTGGTTCAGGTTTGAAGCCAAATGTCATTACTCATAATGCACTTATTAATGGGCTTTGCAAGAATAAGATGGTGAATGAAGCAAGTGACTCATTTAATGATATGCCAAAACAAGGAATAGCTCATAATGTTACAACCTACAACATATTGATTGATGGGTACTGTAAGGCTGGGAGGATAGAGGATGCATTTGAACTACGTAATGCCATGTTGGGCAGAGGGATTTGCCCTAACGTTTCCACATACAACTGCTTAATTGCTGGTTTATGCAGAAAGGGAGATATGGAAGCAGCCTGGCATCTTATGGATGAAATGGTTGGTAAGGATTTGAGAGCTGATGTTGTTACCTATAACATACTGATTGATTTATTATGCAATAAAGGGGAATCAAGAAGGGCAATGAAACTCTTCGATGAGATGTCCAGAAAAGCATTAAACCCAAGTCATGTGACATATAATTCCTTGATGGATGGCTATTGTAAAGAAGGAAATCTCAGAGCAGCGTTAAATGTGAGGACACGAATGGAGAAAGGAGGGAGACGAGCAAATGTTGTCACGTATAATGTGCTGATAAAGGGTTTCTGTAAGAAAGGTAAGCTTGAAGATGCAAATAAGCTTCTTAATGAGATGTTGGAGAAGGGTTTGGTTCCTAATCGAACAACCTATGAGATCGTTAGAGAGGAAATGATGGATAAAGGATTTGTTCCTGACATAGAAGGGCATCTATATAATGTTTAG